The nucleotide window GAAATTAATTTAGGTTGTGTGGCGACTTGACTCTTTATATACAAATAACATTAATTCCTAAATTATGCGAGTTTCCCAGTTTGATAATGTAATCTTAAAAAGTGTCGGGTTTTAGGGACTTTTTTAATTTTTTTGGCAAAAGTTAATTACAATTTTTTTACTATTTTATTAAGATATCAAAATAAAAATCATACCTATTTCAAATATTTAGACCGCTAGCAAACTCAGAAAAATATTTTAAAAAAGACTTAAAATGACTAAACAACAGAAACAAACTACCATAAGTTGGCAAAATTTAAATCCTTTTGAACTTCTTTTTGTATAAAATATTCATTTTTTACTTGAAAAAAATTATTAATGGTTTAAAATTTTTAATATATACTTGAACTTTCTATAAAAAATCACATTTTAAAAAAGCAAGTTGGCATATTAATTTATACTAAGGCTCCGCCCTTTTTAAAATTTTTCATTTTAAAATTTCACTACGAGGTGTTTCTTAAATTTAAAAAAATATAGACAAAATTATTAATTTGACTGTTTTTGGCAAAAATAATTAAATTAATAATAAAAGGACAATTAAAACTACATAAACTAACAAATTCAAAATTTGTAGTATCTTTTTTATTTTTTAAAATAAAAAATTTGTATAATTATTATATCCTATATGAAAAATAATAAGGAGGAAATATGCAAATTTATGTTCCAAGAAGAAGAAAATTAATAATTTTAGCCTCATCCGCTATGGTTTTAGTTGGAGGTTCTTTTGCTAGTTCCTTAGTTAATAATTTTATTAGCTCCAGTAATGAAATTCACTATAGTTCTTTGTCTCCTTCGATTGTAATTAAAAATAATCCAAATGATTTAACTTTTGTCTCACCAGTCGTTAATTCCGATTTTAAACCTCAAGAAAATAACGGACCTAAAGTGGACTTAGTTAAACCAAAAGAAGAAACACCCAAACCGATAATTAAACAAGAAATTCCTAAAGAAACAAAAATAAAAGAACCGGTAGTTATAACCAAAAAAGAAACTCCGATCCAGAGAATTTCGACGCCACGTCGCTCTCTCTCTCTCTCTCCTAGGAAATCTGCAGAGATTTCAACCCCAAATACTCAAACTAGATCACCAGTAATCGTTCAAAATTCATCGCCAGTTCCGACAACTCGTCAAAATCTGGTTCCTGGCGTTTCTCAGTCAAGAATTCAGCATGCCCTTGAAAGGTATAAAAAAGGTCTTGCTGCCGAAATAAAAACTATTCAATCTCGAGTTGCAAACTTGCAAGCTGAAGTCAATGAAATTGAACGTTCCTATAAAGAAGATTTTGATAAAGATCATATTCGCGGTAAAATTCCTAAAACTCAAGCAGGACGAGATCTCTGAAAAGAAGCTTATCAACGACAAATCGATCTTCCTAGATATAATTTAAATCGCGAAAAACAGTATTTAGAATATTTAAAAAACCTTCCAGAAAAAACTTCCCTTACTTTGCAAGAGCTAAAATCACTTAGACAAGGTTTGGTTCCTTCGCTTGATTCGATTAATGTCTGAGAATATGAAGATGAAAGTAAAAATCCAACCTTAAATAGACTAAAAAAACATAACCAAAGCCGTACTTTTAATACTCCAAGTTGGTATTCTTTAAGTCCGTGGAATATTTCCAATGGTGAATTTCCCGGTTGGACAAAATCTGATGTAAGTTCACAGTTTTCTTCAGAAATTGGTAGCAATTTTACTAATTCAATTAAGGTTTATGAATACAGCCCTAATTCAGATAATGAAGATAAAAATCGCCAACCTCTAAAATTAATTCAACTTGATGCTAATGATAATAATGCTTTTGAGAAATTTCAAGAAATTATGGCAAAAATTTCGCAAAAGGACAGCAAAGTTCAAGCTATAAGAATAAAAAATATTGGCGAGGCTAACTCTTTACAAAATGCCTCAAGTATTCTTGAAGCCATTCCTAGTCAAATTAATACAGTTTCAGTATTTTTAAATAATACAAATGCCACCAAGTCCTTACGCGGTCTTGAAAATAAAAAATTAAAAGAACTGTCAATTTATACAGAAATTAATTCAGTAAGTGATGAATGAAGTATTAATCCTAATGGTCTAAAAAATGTTGATTTTATTAGTTTTGACTATAATAATCAAGCAACTTTTGATCGATCTCAAGGAAAAATCGGCGGTTCAATAGTTTTTTCAGGCCTAAGATGAGAAAAAGGTGACACTGTTGACAAAATTAACGAGGGTCTCTCGATAGTTTTTGACTCAAAAATTAATCAGCGAGTTTTCCAAGGAAATTTTGGTGGAAAAGGTGGTTGACCAACCACGCTTGATTTTTCAGAAACAGATGTAAATACTTTTAAAGGCATAAAATTTGATCAATTTGACAAAACTTTTAACGAAAAAGTTAAAAATTGGCAAGATGACCCATTTGCTCAGGAAAATTATACTGGCTTTAGAAAATTAAAGTTCACCAAATTAATAATTAAAGGTTCAAATTCTAATAGATCAAACAGCCTAAACTTTAAATTTTCTGATCTTGACGGTGCCCAATTTACTGAAAGATTTTCAGAATCTGTCCCTGGAAGTAGTCCAAGAGTTGATGTAAAAATTGACGGAAGACAAATTAATTCTTATCCTGTTTATATT belongs to Mesomycoplasma ovipneumoniae and includes:
- a CDS encoding putative immunoglobulin-blocking virulence protein, with amino-acid sequence MQIYVPRRRKLIILASSAMVLVGGSFASSLVNNFISSSNEIHYSSLSPSIVIKNNPNDLTFVSPVVNSDFKPQENNGPKVDLVKPKEETPKPIIKQEIPKETKIKEPVVITKKETPIQRISTPRRSLSLSPRKSAEISTPNTQTRSPVIVQNSSPVPTTRQNLVPGVSQSRIQHALERYKKGLAAEIKTIQSRVANLQAEVNEIERSYKEDFDKDHIRGKIPKTQAGRDLWKEAYQRQIDLPRYNLNREKQYLEYLKNLPEKTSLTLQELKSLRQGLVPSLDSINVWEYEDESKNPTLNRLKKHNQSRTFNTPSWYSLSPWNISNGEFPGWTKSDVSSQFSSEIGSNFTNSIKVYEYSPNSDNEDKNRQPLKLIQLDANDNNAFEKFQEIMAKISQKDSKVQAIRIKNIGEANSLQNASSILEAIPSQINTVSVFLNNTNATKSLRGLENKKLKELSIYTEINSVSDEWSINPNGLKNVDFISFDYNNQATFDRSQGKIGGSIVFSGLRWEKGDTVDKINEGLSIVFDSKINQRVFQGNFGGKGGWPTTLDFSETDVNTFKGIKFDQFDKTFNEKVKNWQDDPFAQENYTGFRKLKFTKLIIKGSNSNRSNSLNFKFSDLDGAQFTERFSESVPGSSPRVDVKIDGRQINSYPVYISGSPTGDSIEQLRKFITVANGSGNNISQIFVETEKARSQIGLTIGTAQVLVGSQNSSSSSGLV